One window from the genome of Caldisericum sp. encodes:
- the rpoN gene encoding RNA polymerase factor sigma-54 translates to MENRVKAKQVLRQKFLPYLVLKSRILELPNPELNKYIEELIESNPFVDEGDEIVYEEFETFPDNQEDDIYSFLKIQIEVSPVEEEIKEVAYKIVDNLDECGFLSKDESTLIKELGIKKNLFKKALEFLKTLDPIGVGSRNIQEYFVIQLENEGELPNTYRKLIQDDLELLMKEDYKALVKKYKISKEELFGLREKLLTLDVCPGKDFKSVKFITKFPDIIVENDGENYSAFVNRSSRRVIRLVEDYARLIDKLQDKIEKEELENLLAKAQWSIHAIEERDRLLEEIGKRIAMENVEFFKGNSEVKKISFEEFENENFDRATLSRLIQGKYILTPCGIFPLRYFFKHKNEKFGEEKVLKLIKEIVDSEDKRHPYTDDEICDMLNKEGYDIKRRTITKYREKLNIPSSSKRKIS, encoded by the coding sequence ATGGAGAATAGAGTAAAAGCAAAACAAGTTTTAAGGCAAAAGTTTCTTCCATATCTTGTTTTGAAGTCCCGCATTCTTGAACTTCCAAATCCTGAATTAAACAAGTACATAGAAGAACTAATTGAGAGTAACCCATTTGTTGACGAAGGAGATGAAATTGTTTACGAAGAGTTTGAAACTTTCCCCGATAATCAAGAAGATGACATATACTCATTTCTAAAGATACAAATTGAGGTGTCGCCTGTTGAGGAGGAAATTAAAGAAGTTGCGTATAAAATCGTAGATAATCTCGATGAATGCGGTTTTTTGTCTAAGGATGAGAGTACTTTGATAAAGGAACTTGGCATTAAGAAAAACCTATTCAAAAAGGCGCTTGAGTTTCTCAAAACCCTTGACCCCATTGGTGTTGGCTCAAGAAACATACAGGAGTATTTTGTAATCCAACTTGAAAATGAAGGAGAACTTCCCAATACCTATAGAAAGTTAATTCAGGACGACCTCGAATTACTTATGAAAGAGGACTATAAAGCGCTTGTAAAAAAATACAAGATATCTAAGGAAGAACTTTTCGGACTGAGAGAAAAATTGCTAACGCTCGACGTATGCCCTGGAAAGGACTTTAAGAGTGTAAAGTTTATTACAAAATTCCCTGATATTATTGTTGAGAATGACGGGGAAAATTACAGTGCCTTTGTGAATAGGTCTTCAAGAAGGGTTATTCGCCTTGTTGAGGATTACGCAAGACTTATAGACAAACTTCAGGATAAAATAGAGAAAGAAGAACTTGAAAACTTGCTTGCAAAAGCTCAGTGGTCAATCCACGCAATCGAGGAGAGGGATAGACTTCTTGAGGAAATCGGAAAAAGGATAGCAATGGAGAATGTAGAGTTCTTCAAGGGAAATAGTGAAGTAAAGAAAATATCTTTTGAAGAATTTGAAAATGAAAATTTTGACAGAGCGACACTTTCACGTCTTATCCAGGGGAAATACATCCTTACTCCTTGCGGAATTTTCCCTTTGAGGTATTTTTTTAAACACAAAAACGAAAAGTTTGGCGAAGAAAAAGTTCTTAAATTAATTAAGGAAATTGTTGATAGCGAAGATAAAAGACATCCTTATACAGACGATGAGATATGCGACATGCTAAATAAAGAGGGTTATGATATAAAGAGGAGGACAATTACCAAATACAGGGAAAAACTTAATATACCGAGTTCTTCCAAGAGGAAAATTAGTTAA
- the whiA gene encoding DNA-binding protein WhiA: MLKFSSRELFVIRKILTLFNELKIKREKDILSSERGIHELFLTGFDLDFNFENIFSLVKKALVNEKKAFLRGVYLGCGIISSPPSYHLEFRFEKESERDLVSSILNHFRIKHSVREGRIFIKGRENIKDFLYTVKAFGIYTELENDAIEKSVSNEVNRLANFEFANLKRLTNSASKEIKAIKSIIEKGEFEKLDSELKEVALLRLNNPLSSLRELSEKSKGRFSKQEIYYRLKKIESYGE, from the coding sequence ATGCTTAAGTTCTCCTCTCGTGAATTATTCGTGATAAGAAAGATCCTAACTCTTTTTAATGAACTTAAAATAAAAAGGGAGAAAGATATCCTCTCTTCCGAAAGGGGAATTCACGAGTTGTTTTTGACGGGGTTTGATCTGGATTTCAATTTCGAAAACATTTTTTCGTTAGTTAAAAAAGCGTTGGTAAATGAGAAAAAGGCTTTCTTGAGAGGTGTTTATCTTGGCTGTGGCATTATTTCGAGTCCACCTTCGTATCATCTTGAGTTCAGATTTGAAAAGGAAAGCGAAAGGGACCTTGTTTCTTCAATCCTTAACCATTTTAGAATCAAACACTCTGTAAGAGAAGGAAGAATTTTCATTAAAGGGCGTGAGAACATAAAGGATTTTCTTTACACCGTGAAGGCTTTTGGAATTTATACAGAATTGGAGAATGATGCTATTGAAAAATCGGTATCAAATGAAGTGAATCGTCTTGCTAATTTCGAGTTTGCAAACCTGAAAAGGCTTACAAACTCTGCATCGAAAGAGATAAAAGCGATAAAATCGATTATTGAGAAAGGAGAGTTCGAAAAACTTGATTCTGAACTTAAGGAAGTTGCCCTTTTAAGGCTTAACAACCCTCTTTCGTCACTCAGGGAACTTTCAGAAAAATCTAAAGGAAGATTTTCAAAGCAAGAAATATATTACAGGTTAAAGAAGATTGAATCCTATGGAGAATAG
- the yvcK gene encoding uridine diphosphate-N-acetylglucosamine-binding protein YvcK yields MKIENSRLRFLLPGLRLKRFILLIVVSILLLIYGIFLLSTVLSDNEYFMNSSLYIGKYFDVPFESFYIQLFAVALIVISIILIYVGISLLIQSVAKALVPDKPYSEIMDLLFERRKDGLKKRVVNIGGGTGTTSVLEGLRGKFLKISAVITVADSGGSSGRLRRELNVPPPGDIRNCLIALTEENSLSRKILSYRFNAPGSCLDGHNLGNILITGLTKVTNDFGDAVLKLSKLLNIEGEVLPFTEEEATLCAEFEDGEIVEGEAEITARGKRIKRVFLKDDSIKPYLPALERIINANVIVIGPGSLFTSIMPPLLLPSVVDTIRRSHAVKIYIVNAMTEHGETDNFKASDHVKVIVDTLGEGVLDYAIVNTKQFSPETLSRYKLSNSEQVLADVENIEKLGVKPVLGDFAKERGGLIRHDPEALGEIIMKLARSRV; encoded by the coding sequence ATGAAGATAGAAAATAGCAGGCTTCGGTTTTTATTACCGGGGCTTCGCCTCAAAAGGTTTATTCTCTTAATTGTTGTTTCTATCCTTCTTCTTATTTATGGTATTTTCTTGCTTTCTACTGTTCTTTCTGATAATGAGTATTTTATGAATAGCTCACTTTACATAGGAAAATACTTTGATGTCCCTTTTGAAAGTTTTTACATACAACTTTTTGCAGTAGCCCTGATCGTTATCTCTATAATTTTGATTTATGTAGGTATTTCTCTTCTGATCCAATCTGTTGCAAAGGCGCTTGTCCCTGACAAACCTTATAGCGAAATTATGGATCTTCTTTTCGAAAGGCGAAAGGATGGCCTTAAAAAGCGTGTTGTTAATATCGGGGGTGGCACAGGGACGACCTCAGTCCTTGAAGGATTGAGAGGAAAATTTCTAAAGATTTCTGCCGTAATAACAGTTGCGGATTCTGGTGGCTCCTCTGGAAGACTAAGAAGAGAACTTAATGTTCCCCCGCCAGGAGATATAAGGAACTGTCTTATTGCGCTTACTGAAGAAAACTCTCTTTCAAGAAAAATACTTTCGTATAGATTCAATGCACCTGGCTCCTGTCTTGATGGTCATAATCTTGGGAATATCCTTATTACTGGTCTTACTAAAGTTACAAATGATTTTGGAGATGCTGTATTGAAGCTATCAAAGCTCCTTAATATTGAAGGAGAGGTCTTACCTTTTACGGAGGAAGAGGCAACTCTATGCGCAGAATTTGAAGATGGTGAAATTGTTGAGGGAGAGGCTGAAATTACCGCAAGAGGAAAAAGGATTAAGAGGGTTTTCTTGAAAGATGATTCAATAAAGCCTTATCTTCCTGCGCTTGAAAGGATAATAAATGCTAATGTTATTGTAATTGGTCCTGGAAGCCTATTCACAAGCATTATGCCGCCGTTACTTCTTCCCTCTGTCGTTGATACTATAAGAAGGTCGCATGCAGTAAAGATATACATCGTTAACGCAATGACAGAACATGGAGAAACGGATAATTTTAAAGCATCGGACCATGTAAAGGTAATCGTTGATACGCTCGGAGAAGGAGTCCTTGACTATGCTATTGTAAATACGAAACAGTTTTCTCCTGAGACCCTTTCACGTTACAAACTTTCGAATTCTGAGCAAGTATTAGCAGATGTTGAAAATATTGAAAAATTAGGCGTAAAACCAGTTTTGGGTGATTTTGCAAAGGAAAGAGGTGGTCTCATACGACACGATCCAGAAGCCTTAGGCGAAATAATAATGAAGTTAGCGCGGTCGAGAGTTTAA
- the rapZ gene encoding RNase adapter RapZ: MKERINFVIITGLSGAGKTKTVGVMEDLGYYCIDNIPPTLINDFIRIAQSTEGKINKICAVIDIRSKDFLQQFPQIVKELKNREDINLKIIFLEASVETLVKRFSETRRKHPFDESVSVTLEEKIKEEMNCLAPIKEMADIVIDTTHFKVQDLKKRIIDILTLPEEKALHIMIITFGYKYGVPLQSDIVVDVRFIPNPYYEEELTNKSGLDKEIQDFVMSFPETREFVQKFMDFLLFLIPYYIREGKSYLTISLGCTGGHHRSVAIGEIIANMLKEKGFVVAIEHRDLKNEDRK; the protein is encoded by the coding sequence ATGAAAGAACGAATTAATTTTGTAATAATAACAGGACTAAGCGGTGCAGGAAAAACAAAAACCGTTGGTGTAATGGAAGACCTCGGTTATTACTGTATTGATAATATTCCTCCAACTCTTATAAACGATTTTATAAGGATTGCACAAAGCACTGAAGGAAAAATTAACAAAATATGTGCTGTTATTGATATAAGGAGCAAAGATTTTCTACAACAGTTTCCCCAGATTGTAAAGGAACTTAAGAATAGAGAGGATATAAACCTTAAAATAATTTTCCTTGAAGCATCGGTAGAGACCCTTGTAAAAAGATTTTCCGAGACGAGAAGAAAACACCCCTTCGACGAAAGTGTATCTGTAACACTTGAAGAGAAAATAAAAGAAGAAATGAATTGTCTTGCGCCAATAAAGGAAATGGCTGATATAGTTATAGATACTACTCACTTCAAGGTGCAGGACTTGAAGAAAAGAATTATCGATATTCTTACCCTTCCAGAAGAAAAAGCGCTTCACATAATGATAATAACTTTTGGCTACAAGTACGGAGTTCCACTTCAATCTGATATCGTTGTAGATGTCCGTTTTATCCCCAACCCTTACTATGAGGAGGAATTGACAAATAAGTCAGGTCTTGACAAGGAGATACAGGATTTTGTTATGAGCTTCCCGGAAACAAGGGAGTTTGTTCAGAAATTTATGGACTTTCTCCTCTTTCTTATACCTTACTACATAAGAGAGGGTAAATCCTATCTTACAATTTCCCTGGGCTGTACTGGTGGACATCACAGGTCAGTTGCAATAGGTGAAATTATTGCAAATATGTTGAAGGAGAAAGGTTTTGTTGTTGCAATTGAACACAGAGATTTGAAAAATGAAGATAGAAAATAG
- a CDS encoding DUF4388 domain-containing protein, producing MALTGDLSELDLRGILNLIQSMKGTGKLEIINDSTHVFLYFKNGVIVNAEGDKDPISSFEKAVGLTSGKFEFIKMDDVKESEKAQELKALAQDIDSILKRWEEIRKKFPNYDVVFDIGEAKSEEVKLTPDEWKILSLVREPTTLLRLLMNSPMGEMKTLELLASLFDKGLITMSFETEDVLKDEDLVIPVKETGWYAVNTPIYGERNIAFYKKIDGRKDFPTICKEMGITLREGRQILRYLVSNGKISLRKKA from the coding sequence ATGGCTTTAACAGGAGATTTAAGTGAACTCGATTTAAGGGGTATTTTAAATTTAATTCAATCAATGAAAGGTACAGGTAAATTAGAGATTATTAATGATTCAACTCATGTCTTCCTTTACTTTAAGAATGGCGTAATTGTGAACGCAGAGGGTGATAAGGATCCAATTTCATCATTTGAAAAAGCTGTAGGACTCACTTCTGGAAAATTTGAATTTATAAAGATGGATGATGTAAAAGAGAGTGAAAAAGCACAAGAACTTAAGGCGCTTGCACAGGACATTGACTCAATTTTAAAAAGGTGGGAAGAAATTAGAAAGAAGTTTCCGAATTACGATGTGGTATTTGACATTGGTGAAGCAAAGTCTGAAGAAGTAAAATTAACACCTGATGAATGGAAAATCCTATCGCTTGTTAGAGAACCAACAACGCTTTTGAGGTTACTTATGAATTCTCCTATGGGTGAGATGAAGACACTTGAACTCCTTGCATCTCTTTTTGACAAAGGACTCATTACTATGAGTTTTGAAACCGAGGATGTTTTAAAGGACGAAGACCTTGTAATTCCTGTTAAAGAAACAGGCTGGTACGCAGTCAATACACCAATATACGGGGAAAGGAACATCGCTTTTTACAAAAAAATTGATGGGAGAAAAGACTTCCCCACAATCTGTAAGGAAATGGGCATTACATTAAGAGAAGGAAGACAAATTCTAAGATATCTTGTAAGTAACGGTAAGATTTCTTTGCGAAAAAAAGCCTAA
- the hemW gene encoding radical SAM family heme chaperone HemW — MEKPKISSFKGFHLYIHFPFCVSKCIYCDFVSFKFQKPLYRKYFDYLKREIDLFLEKFPDNSEKRISTLYLGGGTPSLIEEDLLSNLLSFLRSRFDLRTLSEFTIEANPESIEKTKFEAFKALGVNRVSIGVQSFNDETLRILGRIHDSKTAIEKFELLREIGFSNINLDLIFSLPNETFDMQVRSLKSAIQLNPEHISYYALMVERGTLLNRMKSKFKFVDEKIWLKEFEYGERLLEDAGFIHYEISNYAKKSYECLHNISYWKSYPYLGFGISAGGFYNGIRYVNVKSFEKYFEKIDRGVLPYSFKKRLPVDIAKGEFIMMGLRLLEGIGFDEYYHKFGSFITEDFKNEISKLKKLKLIKVDSKKIALTKRGVQYANIVFREFI, encoded by the coding sequence GTGGAGAAACCGAAGATTAGCTCTTTCAAAGGCTTTCACCTCTATATTCATTTTCCTTTTTGTGTAAGTAAGTGTATTTACTGTGATTTCGTATCTTTTAAATTCCAAAAGCCTTTGTATAGAAAATATTTTGATTATCTTAAAAGAGAAATTGACTTATTCCTTGAAAAGTTTCCTGATAATTCAGAAAAACGCATTTCGACGCTTTATCTTGGTGGAGGGACGCCCAGTCTTATTGAGGAAGATTTGTTATCTAACCTTCTTTCATTTTTAAGAAGTCGTTTTGATTTAAGAACTCTTTCTGAATTTACAATAGAGGCAAATCCCGAGAGCATAGAAAAAACTAAGTTTGAAGCCTTTAAAGCGCTCGGAGTAAATAGAGTAAGTATTGGGGTTCAGTCGTTTAACGATGAAACGCTAAGGATTCTTGGGCGAATTCATGATAGCAAAACTGCCATTGAAAAATTTGAACTCCTTCGTGAAATCGGTTTTTCAAACATAAATCTTGACCTTATATTTTCTCTTCCAAATGAAACCTTTGATATGCAGGTCAGATCTCTTAAAAGTGCAATTCAATTGAATCCAGAACACATTTCCTATTATGCGCTTATGGTAGAAAGAGGAACGCTCTTAAACAGGATGAAGAGTAAATTTAAGTTTGTGGATGAAAAAATCTGGTTAAAGGAGTTTGAATACGGGGAACGCTTGTTAGAGGATGCAGGTTTTATACATTACGAGATTTCAAACTATGCAAAGAAATCCTACGAATGTCTCCACAATATTTCATATTGGAAAAGTTATCCCTACCTTGGGTTTGGTATTTCTGCAGGTGGTTTCTATAACGGCATTCGTTATGTGAATGTTAAGAGTTTTGAGAAGTATTTCGAAAAAATCGATAGAGGAGTTTTGCCTTATTCATTCAAAAAACGACTTCCTGTTGATATTGCAAAAGGTGAATTTATAATGATGGGGCTTAGACTTCTTGAAGGGATCGGTTTTGATGAGTATTATCACAAGTTTGGAAGTTTCATAACTGAGGACTTTAAAAACGAAATTTCGAAACTCAAGAAACTAAAACTAATAAAAGTAGACAGTAAAAAAATTGCACTCACCAAAAGGGGAGTGCAATATGCAAATATTGTATTTAGGGAGTTTATTTAG
- the lepA gene encoding elongation factor 4 codes for MDKIRNFSIIAHIDHGKSTLADRFLERGGLVVKGEQMLDSMELERDRGITIRAHPVSLDIEVNGEKYLFNLIDTPGHVDFSYEVSRSLKACEGAILLVDATQGVEAQTIANTYLALENDLVIIPVINKIDVKDADIEGTAKEIKDILGFNEEEILKISAKTGEGVDELIKAIVERIPPPQGDPDLPLKALVFDSHFDTYKGVVVYVRIKDGTIKKGDRIKFMSTNKEFEVEEVGIFRLKMEPVNELRAGFVGYFTALIRDPLDVQIGDTVTSAVNPTKEPIPGFRKNVPMVFAGIFPLNTNEFEELKKSLEKLHLNDPAFTFEPESSEALGFGFRCGFSGLLHMEITIERLRIEFGQDIIATVPNVEYEIVLRDGRTITIDNPAKFPDPSKILEIREPIVDASIMIPPDYIGNVMELITSRRAIYKDMLYPEEKRVIIRFEVPLQEIITDFFDALKSVTRGYGTLDYEFIGFKKADIVKVDILINKKPVDALSFMAHEDKAYYIARSMLEKMRKVIPRQMFEVSLQAAIGGKIIAKERIVPYRKDVLAKCYGGDVTRKRKLLEKQKEGKKKMKMVGNVEIPQEAFFSILSVKSGETED; via the coding sequence ATGGATAAAATTAGAAACTTTTCTATAATTGCACACATTGACCACGGTAAGTCAACGCTTGCAGATAGATTTCTTGAAAGAGGTGGGCTTGTTGTAAAAGGCGAGCAGATGCTCGATAGTATGGAGCTCGAGAGGGACAGAGGGATTACAATCCGAGCCCACCCTGTAAGCCTCGATATAGAAGTAAACGGGGAAAAGTATCTTTTTAACCTTATTGATACACCGGGTCATGTTGACTTCTCTTATGAAGTGTCAAGGAGCCTCAAGGCATGCGAAGGAGCAATACTTCTTGTGGACGCAACACAGGGTGTCGAAGCGCAAACAATTGCAAATACATATCTTGCTCTCGAAAACGACCTCGTAATAATTCCCGTAATAAATAAGATTGATGTTAAAGATGCAGACATTGAAGGCACTGCAAAGGAAATAAAGGATATCCTTGGCTTTAATGAAGAAGAAATCCTCAAGATAAGCGCAAAGACTGGAGAAGGTGTAGATGAACTCATAAAGGCAATAGTTGAGAGGATCCCCCCTCCTCAAGGTGATCCAGATCTTCCCTTAAAAGCCCTTGTTTTTGATTCTCACTTTGATACCTACAAGGGAGTTGTTGTTTATGTGCGTATAAAAGACGGGACAATCAAAAAGGGCGATAGAATAAAATTTATGTCCACAAATAAAGAGTTTGAAGTTGAAGAGGTTGGGATATTCAGGCTTAAAATGGAACCTGTGAATGAACTTAGAGCAGGTTTTGTCGGTTATTTTACAGCGCTTATTAGAGACCCACTTGATGTCCAGATTGGAGATACGGTAACCTCTGCAGTAAATCCAACAAAAGAGCCTATCCCTGGGTTTAGAAAAAATGTGCCAATGGTTTTTGCAGGCATTTTCCCCCTTAATACGAACGAGTTTGAAGAATTAAAAAAATCTCTTGAAAAACTCCATCTAAATGATCCTGCTTTTACTTTTGAACCTGAATCTTCTGAAGCGCTTGGATTTGGTTTTAGATGTGGTTTCTCAGGACTTCTTCATATGGAGATTACAATCGAGAGACTCAGAATTGAGTTTGGGCAGGATATTATTGCAACCGTTCCAAATGTTGAATACGAAATAGTGTTAAGAGATGGAAGGACTATCACAATTGACAACCCTGCAAAATTCCCTGACCCTTCGAAGATCCTTGAAATAAGAGAACCAATAGTTGATGCATCAATAATGATTCCGCCAGATTATATCGGAAATGTAATGGAACTTATTACTTCTCGAAGGGCGATTTACAAGGATATGCTTTACCCAGAGGAAAAGAGAGTTATCATTCGTTTCGAAGTTCCGCTTCAGGAGATTATTACGGATTTCTTTGATGCACTTAAGTCGGTAACTCGTGGTTACGGAACACTTGATTATGAGTTTATTGGCTTTAAGAAGGCTGATATCGTTAAGGTCGATATTCTAATAAATAAGAAACCTGTTGATGCTCTTTCTTTTATGGCACATGAAGATAAAGCGTATTACATTGCACGCTCTATGCTTGAAAAGATGAGAAAAGTTATTCCAAGGCAGATGTTCGAAGTAAGTTTGCAGGCCGCAATTGGAGGAAAAATTATCGCAAAGGAAAGGATTGTTCCATATAGAAAAGATGTCCTTGCAAAATGCTACGGTGGAGATGTAACCCGTAAACGAAAGCTTCTCGAAAAGCAAAAAGAAGGAAAGAAAAAAATGAAAATGGTTGGCAATGTCGAAATACCACAGGAGGCATTTTTCTCGATACTTTCAGTAAAGAGTGGAGAAACCGAAGATTAG
- a CDS encoding ATP-dependent Clp protease ATP-binding subunit — translation MNWNNLTERAQKAILIAQEEAHSLGNDYLGTEHLLLGLIKVEEGIAYNAILSMGVDPEEVIERIENFIKENRNFSGKTSDEIILTPRAKRVLELAEKEAINLGDNYISTEHILLAILHEGGGVGIKILQDLGVDIQKFEETIYSMIGEKATKEATQTREFRETKTPTLDQFSRDLTYLATRGELDPVIGREGEIERVIEILMRRKKNNPAIIGDPGVGKTAIVEGLAQKIADNDVPDLLKGKRIVSLDLASVIAGTKYRGEFEERMKKILKEVAKTNRNVILFIDEFHTLVGAGAAEGAIDASNILKPSLASGEIQVIGATTLKEYRKYVEKDPALERRFQPVYVKEPSVEEAIEILKGIRERYEKFHGVRIPDEAIELAVKLSVKYINDRFLPDKAIDVIDEASARLKLQLSKNSEIKELEKKIRDIKDRRFQAIREKRLLEAERLREEEKNLLNALRLIASEKETEIPVLSEDDIRKVISLWTGVPAEKMVKDEKERLVHMEEELHKRIVGQEEAVKAVSRAIRRARSGLKNPNKPIGTFLFLGPTGVGKTELAKTLAEFLFGNENALIRLDMSEYMEKFTVSRLIGSPPGYVGYEEGGQLTEAVRRRPYSVVLFDEIEKAHPDVFDILLQIMDEGRLTDSQGRTVDFKNTVIILTSNFGTEGLREKNVGFELGGSEATFEEKKKKLLSSLKGLFKPEFLNRLDDIIVFYPLTLDEIKQIVDIIMKRIEKNASENNIEIELTEAAREYLAKTGYNPEYGARPLQRLIEKEVEDPIAVKILQGEIKEGSLIVVDYKEDTGIVFEIKEKIPSHG, via the coding sequence ATGAATTGGAACAATTTAACAGAAAGAGCACAAAAAGCGATTTTAATTGCCCAGGAAGAGGCACATAGTCTCGGGAATGATTATCTCGGGACGGAGCATCTATTGCTTGGGCTTATTAAAGTTGAAGAAGGAATTGCTTACAATGCAATCCTCAGTATGGGGGTTGATCCTGAAGAGGTTATAGAGCGTATTGAGAACTTTATTAAGGAAAACAGGAATTTCTCAGGTAAGACAAGCGATGAGATAATTCTTACTCCACGTGCAAAAAGAGTCCTTGAACTCGCTGAGAAAGAAGCAATAAATCTTGGTGATAATTATATTAGCACTGAACATATCCTTCTTGCAATCCTTCATGAAGGGGGAGGCGTTGGGATAAAGATTCTCCAGGATTTAGGAGTTGATATCCAGAAGTTCGAAGAAACTATTTACTCAATGATTGGTGAAAAGGCGACAAAAGAGGCAACGCAGACCCGTGAGTTTAGAGAAACAAAGACACCTACTTTAGATCAGTTTTCAAGGGACCTTACATATCTTGCAACTCGTGGCGAACTTGATCCTGTTATTGGAAGAGAAGGCGAAATTGAGCGTGTAATAGAAATCCTTATGAGAAGGAAGAAAAATAACCCGGCAATAATAGGAGACCCTGGTGTTGGTAAAACCGCAATTGTAGAGGGGCTTGCCCAGAAAATTGCCGATAACGATGTGCCGGACCTCCTTAAAGGCAAAAGAATTGTATCATTAGACCTTGCCTCTGTTATTGCAGGAACGAAGTACCGTGGCGAGTTTGAAGAGAGAATGAAAAAAATCCTTAAAGAGGTTGCGAAAACAAACAGAAATGTAATTCTCTTTATAGACGAATTCCATACACTTGTGGGTGCAGGTGCTGCAGAAGGTGCAATTGATGCGTCAAATATTCTTAAGCCTTCTTTAGCAAGTGGAGAGATACAGGTTATTGGTGCAACAACACTAAAGGAATACAGAAAATATGTTGAAAAAGACCCTGCTCTTGAAAGAAGGTTTCAGCCCGTTTATGTAAAAGAACCGAGTGTAGAAGAGGCAATAGAAATTTTGAAGGGAATCCGTGAGCGATACGAAAAGTTCCATGGAGTCCGAATACCTGACGAAGCGATTGAGCTTGCCGTGAAACTCTCCGTAAAGTACATTAATGATAGATTCCTGCCTGATAAGGCGATAGATGTTATTGATGAAGCCTCAGCAAGATTAAAACTTCAACTGTCCAAAAACTCTGAAATAAAGGAACTTGAGAAAAAGATTAGGGATATAAAAGATAGGAGATTCCAGGCTATAAGGGAAAAAAGGCTTCTCGAGGCAGAACGCTTAAGGGAGGAAGAAAAGAACCTTCTTAATGCACTGAGGCTTATTGCAAGTGAAAAGGAAACGGAGATTCCAGTTTTGTCTGAAGACGATATAAGAAAAGTGATATCCTTATGGACCGGTGTCCCTGCAGAAAAAATGGTTAAGGATGAAAAAGAACGTCTTGTTCATATGGAAGAAGAACTCCACAAGCGTATAGTCGGGCAAGAAGAGGCGGTAAAGGCAGTATCTCGTGCTATAAGGCGTGCACGTTCTGGTTTGAAGAACCCTAACAAGCCTATTGGAACTTTCCTTTTCCTTGGTCCAACTGGTGTTGGTAAAACAGAACTTGCAAAAACTCTTGCAGAGTTCCTTTTTGGTAACGAAAATGCTCTCATCAGGCTTGATATGTCTGAATATATGGAGAAATTCACCGTTTCAAGGCTCATTGGCTCTCCTCCAGGTTATGTTGGTTATGAAGAAGGCGGACAATTAACAGAGGCAGTTAGAAGAAGGCCGTACTCTGTCGTTCTTTTTGACGAGATAGAGAAGGCACACCCTGATGTATTTGATATTCTTCTTCAAATAATGGATGAAGGGCGTCTTACTGATTCTCAAGGAAGGACTGTTGACTTCAAAAATACCGTAATAATTCTTACTTCAAACTTTGGGACCGAGGGATTAAGAGAGAAAAATGTAGGATTTGAACTTGGAGGAAGCGAAGCAACATTTGAAGAAAAGAAAAAGAAGTTATTGTCGTCCTTAAAGGGATTGTTTAAACCTGAATTCCTGAATAGGCTTGACGACATAATAGTTTTCTATCCTCTCACACTTGATGAGATTAAGCAAATTGTTGATATCATTATGAAGAGGATTGAAAAGAATGCATCCGAAAATAATATTGAAATTGAACTTACCGAAGCGGCTCGAGAATACCTTGCAAAGACAGGTTACAACCCTGAATACGGCGCAAGGCCTCTACAAAGGCTCATAGAAAAGGAAGTTGAGGACCCAATTGCAGTTAAAATCCTGCAAGGAGAAATAAAAGAGGGAAGCCTTATAGTAGTTGATTACAAAGAAGATACTGGCATCGTATTCGAAATAAAAGAAAAGATTCCGTCGCATGGATAA